Proteins encoded by one window of Campylobacteraceae bacterium:
- a CDS encoding carbonic anhydrase, with translation MNIIKNLVRGNELFKKYHYVDYEDEITDLIKYGQKPEVLFISCCDSRITPDLMLGSKPGDLFVLRNIGNFVPPFNDDASFHGTASAIEYAVSVLNVKHIIVCGHSHCGACKSLFEEIPNHQHFINIKKWLKLGLKAKEITLKKTYENKEEKERAMEKNSVLCQVENLHTYPAIKEKLLNKSIKLHAWYIHLEGAKIEYYDEENKHFRDIINYEDFKY, from the coding sequence ATGAATATTATTAAAAACCTTGTTCGAGGAAACGAACTTTTTAAAAAATACCACTATGTTGATTATGAAGATGAAATTACGGATTTAATTAAATATGGACAAAAACCAGAAGTTTTATTCATTTCTTGTTGTGACAGTAGAATCACACCTGATTTAATGTTGGGTTCAAAACCAGGGGATTTATTTGTCTTAAGAAATATTGGAAATTTTGTTCCGCCTTTTAATGATGATGCGAGTTTTCATGGAACAGCAAGTGCTATTGAATACGCTGTATCTGTTTTAAATGTCAAACATATTATTGTATGTGGGCACTCACATTGTGGCGCTTGCAAAAGCCTTTTTGAAGAAATTCCAAATCATCAACACTTTATTAATATAAAAAAATGGTTAAAGCTGGGTCTTAAAGCAAAAGAGATTACCTTGAAAAAAACCTATGAAAACAAAGAAGAAAAAGAAAGAGCCATGGAGAAAAATTCTGTTTTATGCCAGGTTGAAAACTTGCATACTTATCCGGCTATAAAAGAAAAATTATTAAATAAGAGTATTAAACTGCATGCTTGGTATATACACTTAGAAGGTGCAAAAATTGAGTATTATGATGAAGAAAATAAACATTTTAGAGATATTATTAACTATGAAGATTTTAAATACTAA